GTAATGGACCTCTATACCCTCCTCGACTTTTTAGATAGTCATCAGTGTGCATTTAAATCTGCCACAGAGCTCTATGACACGTCAAACGCTATGGGGAGGATGTTTATAGGTCTGGTTGCTCTTTTGGCTCAGTGGGAACGTGAGAACCTTTCTGAGCGCGTCAAAATGGCACTTGAGGAAAAAGTATCTGATGGAGAACGTGTTGGTAATGTTCCATTTGGATTTGATTTATCCGAAGAAGAAAAACTGGTGAAGAACGAACAATCACCAATCGTATTGGAAATGATTGATTTATTAAAATCTGGCATGTCAGCAAAAAGGATTGCTGATCATTTAAACCTCCGTTACGACCACAGAAGATGGCATGCGCAGGGAGTCCTTCGTATTTTTCGGAATCCAGCTATTTATGGAGCAACTCGATGGAACGACAAAGTGTATGAAGATACTCATGAAGGATTGATATCTAAAAACGAGTTCAATAAAATCCAAGACATTCTTGCTGATCGTACAGTCCACCACCGTCGTGAGGTAAAAAACACTTATCTATTTCAAGGGATCTTGGCATGCCCACAATGTGACCGGCCACTTTCAGTCAATCGATATTTAAGAAAAAAGAAAGATGGTACTTCATATCAAAGTGCTCTCTATAAGTGTCAAGTATGTTGGAAAAAAGGATTTAAAATGGTCTCTATTGGAGAAAATCGAGTTTTAGATGCTCTTAATGAATACATGAAGGAAGTAATAATACAAGACATTGAAGTACCAAAAAATCAAAACACTGAACGAGACGAACTTCTTAAGCAGCAACAACAAATTGAAAGGAAAAGGGAAAAGTTTCAGAAAGCATGGGCCAATGATTTAATTACCGATAGTGAATTTGAGGAACGTATGAAGGAAACAATGGATTCCTATAACTTGGTTAAACAACAATTAGAAAAAATAAAAGCCCCTGTGCACTTAGACACAAAGGCAATACAAGACATTGTATTTACATTTAACCAGACCTTCTTTTTACTTACAAACGATGAAAAAAAGGAATTCATATCACGTTTCATAAAAAAGATTGAATTTGATTTAATACCACAGCCTCCTAAGAGACCAGATAAACACCTAAAGGGAAAGGATTTAATCGTTATTTCGAATGTTTTGTTTTATTAGTATTTACGACACGTTACCAGTCGGACCGGTGAACAGAATGAGCCCATGGGAATACATCAACAATGCAAGCAGTTTTTTTGCAGAAGAAGGATAAAGGGACATTTTTTCAATAGGAATTTGGTATTTCTGCGGGAGAATGCGGATGACAAGACTTTCTTTTAAGTGGGTGGTCGGTAAGGTGGATATCCTGAGGGAAAGGGGTGTGTTGCGGACAGTAAGGCTGAAGGAGCCGCTTTGGGGCTTTCTTTTTTCCCCGATGTCCATCGAGGCCATGAACTTCAAGTGGGCGATCAATCGTTCGGCCTGATCCTTGTCGATCGTCTGGAACGGAACCAGTACGCCGGTCTTCCTGAATTGTATCAGGTAATCATTTGTTCTTGGTATAACGTGAATGTCTGTTGCATCACTGCTGAAAGCATCACCAATCATCACTTCCGATAGGGATTCTACTGAGTGAAATATGGATGTGCACCACCTTTCTGTTTTCTTAAGTATAGGTATACGACACTTTTTGGGAAAATCCTTCTTTTTGGATATATATTTTCTCTTTATTATTTTCCTTATCATATTACAAAACACATAAAAAGAGGCTGGGACATAACTAGCTTCTAATTAAAAAAAGATGAAATTGAGCGAGCTCAAATTCACTGCCAATAATGCCATGCCCATTTCATTTTCGACCTTCGATTTTCCTCGTACAGAAAATCGAGTGACACTAAATTAGCTTTCAAAAATCCAAAAACTGGCTCGACATCGATTTTACGTTTTCGATAGATGGCCCCAGTTTTTCTTCTGAAAGCTTAGATTTTACATATTCTTTTTGTTGTTCCCACAGTTCATTCACCATGAGTTTTCGATTATTTCCTTCTTTTGCTTTCGTACATGATGAACGAAATGGACACCCAAAACAGTCTTCGCACTCATAAATTTTGAACTTCCGTTCATAGCCACTGCGATCACTGCGGAGAGAATGATTTTTAAATTGAAGACGCTTATGATTTGGACATGTATATGTATCCGTCTCCTCATCATACTCCCAGTTCTCAGGATTAAGTATACTTTGTTTGTACTTTTTCTTTTGTTCCTTTTGATACATGTTATACGTAATAAGCGCTTCGCGTTTTCTGTTTAAAAGGATATCACTATAGTTTTGTTCGCTGCCATAACCCGCATCCGCGACGATGTGTTTTGGCAACTCGAAATAATCCTGCTCAATCTTATCAAGAAATGGAATTAATGTACGGGTATCTGTTGGATTTGAAAACAAACTATAGGCTAGCGTGTATTGACCTTCTGTGGCAATTTGTACATTATAACCAGCTTTCAATTGTCCGTTCTTCATATAATCATCTTTCATTCGCATGAATGTCGCATCGATATCTGTTTTAGAATAGCTATTTCGTGTTCCGAAGGTCTTAAAATCTTGTTGGTATTTCTGTTTGCGTATGAGAAAATCTATCAGTTTTTCGGACTTGCTTTGGATATTTACGCTCACTTCTTAATGCTTTTCGTTCTGAAGTATCAGAGGTAGCTTCAATGTGTTGATCATATTCATTTACGACTTCGTCTACTTTTCGAACCAGTTGAGCGAGTTCTTCCACAGACAATTGTTCCAAGGTTTCACGTTAAATTTCGGGAATGATTTCACTTTTAAGCAGCTCAGTATATAACTCATTTGATTTTTCGATCAAGCTTGTATGATATTTCTCGATAAACTTTTTCCATACAAATGTGAATTTATTGGCGTTCGCTTCAATCTATCTACCATCAATAAAAATCGGTTGATGGTGCGATAGCTTGGTTCATATCCTTGTGCTAGCAACTTCATACGTATACTGTCTTTTAGGGGTGCTTCAATTTTACGTCCTGAAAAGACCGATTGTGTGTAGGCGCACAGAATAATCTTAAGCATCATTCGAGGATGGTAAGCAGGACACCCTTTATTTCGAAGAAATGGTTCAAACACTTCATGAGGCATGCTGTCCACTAAATGATAAACAAGAAAGGCAATATCATTTTTTTTGCAAATTCACTTCTAAATCTAAGGGCAAAACAATTTGATTCATGTTATAATTTTCAAACAACATAAGGACCCTCTTTTCGGATGGCCGCCATAACCAACCGAGAAGTATCGGACCCCAGCAATTACGTTCATTTCAATCGTATTGTCATAGATCAAAAAGTTTTATAATGGTGAGGACAAATATACTTTTATTTGATCCAAATGATTCCGATGTATTAGTTCATATGCCCGACCATAGATTGATAAATCCAGAACAATATCTGCATTAAGAGCAGCATCTTCTATTGTTTCGTTGATTTCATTAATTTTTTCCTGAGTGGACTTATCCTTATGACGAACTGATACAGGAGCACCTACAAAGAAGCCCTGCATGAAGTTAGAAACATACTTCGCATAATTGTGCTTGGCCCGGTGATCGGCCTTGTCATCTTCTTTCCGACGATTGGCTGCAGAGATCGTCGTGTTCTCCCCGAGATAATAATCGTCCAAGACAGTGAGCCTTGGACGTTGGTGTTCAATATGATGTTTTAATATTGCAGACAGTTCTTTTGTATCTTGCACCAGCTCTTCTGCAGAATCAAACGTATACTGAATGTTTGATTCTATACTAAACCGCCTCTTCTTCCCGGCACTTCCACTCGTACCTACTTCAAGCTCAAAAGCATTAACGTGATTCATGTTCCACCTCCTATAAACCTAATCCTTTTAAAGCATTATAAGTATCATCTTTCTTGGCCACTCCCAAATGGTATTGTTCCAGGCTATATCTAAGAGCATCAATAATATGGTTATTTGCATCAACCGGAGTATTCAGCCACTTTCCTTCTTTATCCTGATCAAAAGTGTACGTATTAAATTCTTCAATGGTATGTTCACATGTGGGATGAATGTATACCTTGAATCCTTGAATGAACAGGATTCCTTGATTCACACTGCCTTTCCCTTTGACTGAAGCTCTCATTCTTCGAACACCTTTATTGATTAATTCCTGGATCAAACGACGTTCTGCAGAGTCAGCTGTGATGACTGATTTGAGAAGTCCTTTCCTTACGATCATCTTGTATATTTCTTCGGTTAACATCGCTTTCTCATAATGTTCATCGTAAATCCAAAGCTCTTTCTTCTTAAGGTCTACCACAGAGCTGGGTAATGTTGTAGGATCATTGGTAAACCCAAAATCCATTCCATGAGCAGTTTCTTGAATCTCTTTAATCTTGTGTTGGATATCGAAATCAACCACATGGAAGTTTTCAAAGACGAGACCTTCTGCTACTCCCCAGTCTCCGTCACAAACAATCCTGGCACGTCTAGGGTTAGTTCTATATAAGTCCTCATATCTGGCTCGGTCTACTTCGTCTAGCCATTCATTAACCCGGAATGTCGTAGTAATGGCAAACGTATCCTTCTCCCGGGTCTCTTCATCAAAGAATACCTTCTTAAGCCAGTGTCGTTCAGACCAGGGATTAAAAGTAACTGTTATCTGTTTAAAGAAGTTCGGATCATCATATTTTCCTCGGATTGATTCAACCACAGTACGAAATTTAGCTTCAGTTTCAATTTGATAAGCTTCCTCAAACCATGCCCAGCTCAATATCCCAACATCAACGGTTATCGATGTAATCTTCAATTCATCATCAAGACCTCTGAACAAAATCTTCTGGCCAGTGGGCATGTACGTTATCTCTGGCATTGATTCATTGAACTTAAATAAATGGGCAACCCCTAATTGCTTGGCTGCCCATTTTAAGAGATTGTTGTCAATATGAAATTTATTGTTCCTTTAACTGATTCTTATTGTTAGTACCCTCTATCTTCTTTTATCGACCTGCTGCTTAGATCAGTATGCTGCTTTTACTCGATCTTTAAGGTAGGTGTCCTTGTGTACCTTTCATACTGGTATCTGTTCGGTGTATTCTCCTCGCATCACTGAAGTGAGGAACTGAAGGATCTCGTCCTGTTCAGCGATTGATTCTTTTGTCAATTCCTCTAAACGCTCCTCGATATATTGTCTCACGTTAGCTTTTGTTAGCAGCCTGCTTCCAGATGACCTTGCAGCTGAATCCTTTTTTACATTAGGGTAGGAGATTTTATAGGCAGCTGAAATATTGCCTGATTTAACATATTCATCAGCAAATCTCATTTGTTTTTCGGTTAGTTTCATTCCCTCACACCTCTCACCTCCTATTTTTTGATTTGTTTTGTAACAAAAGAAAAAGCATTCCTAAGAATGCTTAAGTAATAAAAAAATATAAATAGTTATTATTTATTAGAAAAACTTCCACTATATAATACTCTTAAGTATTCTCTAAAACGTAAATCATTAAATTCATCTTTGTTTTTATCTTGAACAAATATACCGTTATATGTAATTCGATCAAGTTCAGAATCATTAAGTTTTACCGTAATTTCGTTTCCTAAACGAGTTATATCCAAAACCTGGTCTTCTATTTTCACTTCTCCAATATACTGAGAATCATCAACAAAAGTAGAGATTTCGAAATCACTAGAATATTTTATTTCTTGACTAAGATCTCTTGCTAATTTTTCTAGAAGCTTTTTAATTTCCTTACTCACCTTGTCAATTGCGACTCCAGCTTCCACTTCCCCTTCATATCTTTCTTTCATTTCTCTTATAAATTTCTCAAATGGCATAGATATTCACTCCTTATATTAGTATTGATTCGACAAAAGGAGATATTTTCCTGCAAATAAATTAAGGTTATATTATAAAGTGGCTTTTCTACGACAAATACTTCATAAAATTAAAGGTCAACTAAGACAAAATAGACTATCATTTTTTCTTTTAATAATTTTCTTTTCTGCTCGTTCAATCATTGTTTGTACACTACTAGAACTAATGCATAAATAGTTTGCAATCTGACTATATGACAAGCAGTGGCCACGTGACATTAAATATACCTCTTTTTCTTTACCAGTAAGGACAGATAAGGCATCTTCAATCACTTCTTTTTCAGCAGATGAAATTACACTTTCATTTTCTGCTTTATCCCAGACATATGTCTCACCTTGGCTCCTAAAAAACCTTTGCATTAATAACGGATCAAGTGGTCTTTCCCTTTGATATGCAGCTAGCCTCTCCACTCCTCGCTTACTTCCAGGCTCTCTTCCGGTTTCCATCCATTCAATAGAGTACTTAAGGTCCCTTATCATTCCATTAAGAAGTGATTGATCCCTTTCAGAAGCCCCATCAAGCATTAATTTTGCCCTATTTAAATTTTCTTTGTAGCTTAATAATAATTTTTCCATCAAATCACTCCTTAAGCAAAATAAAAAAGGACACCAATCAACACCATTACAAGTGTTAGATCAGCGTCCTCCAGAAGACTGGTAGAAACTTAATAATTCCTGATTGACTTTTGTATATCATTAAACAAATTAGTTAATTTCTCAATTTTTATTAATATGGTGTTAATCCTATTAGCTTCATTTTCAATATCAATTTTTTTTAAGTAAGTATCTAAATAAGTATCTACCTCAGTAATTATGAACAGAGTTTCCTGAATTAACTTATTTGAGTCTACTGTCAAAAGTTCAATATCAATGGTCTCTAAAGACTCCTTTAATTTTAATACTTCCTCAAACTCGTCTTTTATTTCTTTATCAAAATCAATATTATATACATCTAGTCCCGTTTGGCTTTCTTTAATTAAAAATTCAAGTTGTCTAAAATAGTTAAAAAGGCAATCTATATATCTACTAATAATGGGCATTGATTTTGCAGATTTATCTTTTCTTATTTCTTCACTTTTATTTCTATCATATTGGATTTGCTGTTTAACAGCTTGAACAGATTTTTCACCTGCCACTTTTGCTCCCCAATATGCTCCCAGTATTGTAAACACCCCCGGAATGAATAAGCCGATTAACCATTGATAATTAATTAATTGAAAGTAATCCTTTATCAAAAATGTGACTCCTTTCATAGTCTTTCTTAATATTTTTGTAGTTCTTTTATTTGTGTTTTATTTAATTTATAAATTTTTCTATCTAGTTTTTTATAATCTGTTCTTACCAAGTTTAATTGATGGATATACTTTTTTAAATCCTCACATAAGTTATTAAATTGTTTATGTAGTTCGGTTTTATAGCTATCAATAGATTTTAAATGGTAGGATTTCTCTTCTTCGTTTAAGCGCTCCTTAATAATCATAGCCTTTATGTCCAATTCAAATTGTTTAGTCTTTTGATAATTATTAAGTAGCATCCTTAAGTCACTAAGAATTTCATGAAATACTTCCCTCGTCCGAAACATAGTATTCATATTATTAAAGGGGATAGTATGCATCTGCATTTCTCCTATAAGATTAGAAATCAGTTCAATACCATTTATCCTTGCTTCCAAGTTATTCATATTTTCTGCTTCATTTTCTTCTAGCATTGCGGTTAGATATACTGTTACTCTTCTACAGCTTTCCCAAAGAAGTATTTGAACTTGTTTTGATTTCTTTCTATTGTCCCACTTTCTAAGAAGCAATTGTATTACAAAGGTACCGATGGCACCAATCAATGCTGCAATAAAGATTTTTAATAATTCATCATTCAAAACTCTTCCCCCTCATCAAACTTAACCCGTTTCACTTTGCCCTGGTGGGTAACAATTTTCGTTTCCCCGTGAGACGGCAGCTCAGTAATCTTCGCCTTCCCATCACAAACCACCACAGCAAAACTTCCTTCTTTATCCATTATATCAATTTCTAGTTTTAAAGTACTAGTGTTAATTTCCAAGTCTGATAGTCTCATCAAGACCCCTCCTGTAGTATAATTAAAATGGTCTACCTAGAAATGCCCTGATTTATTTATATTTCACACAATAAATTTCATTTAATTCCAACCAAATTTCCTATGAGTAATTAGTTAATCTTGTACGTTATCCCATTATAGGAGGAATAATAAATGGTTAATCTCCTGCCAATTGATGAACATGCATGGAAATTAGACTGCATTCTGAGAACATTAGATATTAATGATAACGATGAGAGCTGGGAACATATCTGTAGTTGGTTACAGATGGCATCTAACGTAGAACAAGTTGATTTAATAACAGAGAAATTTGATGCAAGTCTTGCATTCTGTTCCTCAGCTAGACATTTTGAAAATGAAAGGAGTGCTTTACTTTCAAAAATTGCTACAGAAATTACTATTTTTAACTTTATCTGGGGCGCCTTTGAATCCTTGATAAATAAATTAGAACCTTTAATTGATGGATGTAATATAGGAAAATATGGGAAAGTAAAGACAGCTCGTTACATAATTAATAAAAATCAAATATCCTTGTTTCCAGGGTACAAAGGAGCACTTGACAAATTATTACAACTTTACAGCTCCTTAAAGATTTTACCGAAACATTCTCATGTAAAACATAACGAAAAAGGAATTTTTCTTGTCTATAAGATTCGTAATGAATTTGCACATGGTGCTTATTCAATTCCCCATCATCCAGACGATTTTGATTTACACAACTTTGATGATACCGATTTGATAAGGGAATGCTCACGCATTGTACTATTAACTATGCAAATGATCTTAGTTTCGTATTTTTCCGATAAAAATATTGAACTTGAAAATTTATTTTTATTTGATGAGCTAGATGATATCGATACTGTAATTTTGATTTCTTTATTAAGAAATGTACATGTCCATGGATATACCAATCTAATTTCTTAACTATAGTAGTTTCATCATTCATCTAACAATAGTATCTCATATTACTTCATTTCCTACCCTCCACTTCTTTTCTCTTAAAGAATGGAGGGATTTTGTTTTTAGTAACTTCCAAAAGTATATTTCAGAAAAATCAATCATGATTAGCATAAAGTGTTGAAACATCGTTACTACAATATTTACAAACTAAGAAAAATACACTACAACCACTACCCTCTTTTAAAAGCCTTCAATTCAGCGACTAACTTAGCTCGTTCTGCTTCAAAATCAAATTCTTCATTCTCAGCTTGGGATGGTTGAAAATATGATTTTTTCTCCTCAAACCAATCCGGCAGTTTCTCTGTGCGAATTGGCCTCACCTTACCATTCCTCGCAGGTGTTCGCTTGGTTCTCTGCTCTTTAAATTGCTGTTGTTCAGCTCGAGACTGTTCCAATGTCCTAATCCCCTTCTGAGCCCAGTTTTTTAGAATTGCCTCAACATATCCCCATTTCTTAGTCCCTTGCTCTACAGCAATCTTCATTGCCTCCAGTACCAATTCCTCACAGAGATCATCACACCAAGACACAATCTTTTGCGGTATATAACCTCCCAAGACCCCAAACCCCTCTTGCTCGTAAAACTGAAACGGATTGAGTGATGCAGGTGAATCATCTACTACATCTTCTTTTAGTTTCGTTTTGTTTAGTTTATGTTTAGGTATGGTCAACTGTTGGTCATCGGATTGGTATCCATATTGGTATACGGATTGGGTATCAGATTGGTATAGCGATTGGTCAACTGAGTTGACCAATGACTTTACCTTATAGATGGGAGCCTTCCCTTTCTTTCCTTTTTCGTACTCAATCAGTTCATTTTCGATAAGCTTTATTCGAGCATTAACCAACCCCTGTTTAGAAAGGCCAGTCAATTTCTCTACTGTGGAGTTTGGCGCATTGAATCGTTCTTTCCAGCCAGCCATATTGTTTATAGCCATCAGTGTGTGCCATAACGCAATTGCGCTGGTATTAAGATCGTTCAGTAGCAACCAATCCTTAAAAGCTTTGAGTTCCTTTAGATAATTCAAGTCATCACCTCTATGCTTGTCTTACGTATGAAATAGCTGCTGAAATAGATTCCCTATCATCTTGGTTCGTTGCGTCTGACAAAGCATTCTCAAGCCATGTAAGCGTATTATTTTTTGTAACATCCTTTTGATAAGGTCTGAAGACAATACCACCATGATCTAGAAACATTTCTAATGGGGTGCCACTATTCAATCCCTGTGTTCTTCTAATCTCCTTTGGAATAACCACTCTACCTAATTCATCAATCTTTCTTACGATTCCAGTTGCCTTCATAATTCCTCTTCCTTCCTTTCACATATCGCTTTCCCCTCATTAACACCTTTTACGTGATAATGGGGATATCGCTTCATATAGTCCAATACGAGACTTTTCAGCTCTTCCTTACTCTGAGCCTTCTCCCAAATCCATTTTGGAAGAAGGACTCTGTAAGGTACTTCATGGTTAATCAAATTTCATATCCATAGTGTCTTGTGCTGATTCTTTTTTATTTTTCTTTGACTTAGATTCTTTTGCCGGTTCTTCCGTTTGTTCTACCTGGACCTCATATTCAATTGTGTTGTCATCCTCTTCAGGTGTAATATCTTTCAATTCCCGATCCTCGTTATCTTCAATAACAGCCTTTTGCATTTCTACTGAGAGAATGCCCCATTTAGATAAGAGATTCTTTAGTACCGTTTTCATGGCCATAGCATCCCAGTCATTCTTCCAACCAAAATCGGATTTACTGAATTTCTTCCGATGCTTCTCTACATGTTCTCGGGTCCAGTAGACGGTTTTTCTAAATCCATTAAGTAGTTCAAAATAAGCTGCATATCCAATGACGGCTTCTGACTCTCTTTGCTCAAAATCGATATCGATTTCCTCTGTTAGGGGATTCCATTTAATCAACTCCCCTTCATGAATCGGTGTGACGTTTATATACCGATACTGTCCGGTTCTAAGGGCTAATTGAATATAACCTTTATATCCAAGTTGAAATTGTGCCTTTCCCCATATGGAACAATCCAGGCATACCCTAAATTCTTATCTACTGGGAGATCTAATGTTGCTGCAATCATCGCTGAAGAAATAACTGACAATGGTTCAGCTTTTTGTAGCATCTTTTCATTGTTGTAAAGGCTAAGGATAGAGGCGGTAAACTGTGTTGCTCGTTTACCTAATACCTCTTCAAAGCGCTTAATCACACTAGGGCTAGCTAGTAACCCTTTCATAGTGGAACCTTGTGTAGAAGGAGCTTGTCCATTCTTGTTAGCTAGTTGAGTTTTAAGAGTTTGATTAGTGGCCATTATTTTGCCTCCTTGATATCAAATCGTCTATAAGCACTCTTTTTGGTTACTTCTTTATATATATTCGGAAACATCTCTTTTAATAGCTTTGAATCTACTCTATTTGATTCTATCGGCTTCCAGGCTACTTCATAATTCGAGCAGAACCCTAATTCTGCTTCTTTTAATTCATGCTGCAGGTCATGCTGAATATGTTTTTTCTGTTTTTCTAATTCGCTAATGGTCTTCTTCAAATCGAAGTACTCAAGGATGCGATCTTTATTGGTACTCTGTAACTCAATGGACTTACCCTTTTCAGCTTTGGCATACTTTTCTTTTAAGTACTTTTCAGCAGCACTCGATCCGTCCAGGGCCGGGGGATTCCCTCTCATTACGTGGTATTCCCAAAAATGCTTTTCAGCTTCAAAAATAATGCTGATCAACTCTTCGTCACGATTCACTTCTTTACATATAAATTTGTTACCGCCTATCAAGACCGCGATGTATGCCTTGGGGTATCCGAGTACACCTAAGTAATGCTGCACTTGTACCAAGTAAGACTCAGGTATTTCTTCGCTCTCCCAATCTTTCGCAAGAAACTGATTGGCTGTTTTACATTCAAGTAACGCTTCTTCCCCTACAACCTTACGATCTATGTTGGCGATAATGTACTCATGGTCAGGATGATGAAGGATGGCATTTCTTTTTCGTACCTTCTTCCCCATACGCACTTCAAATTCTTTTGCGACCATATCCTCAAAGAGATTTCCAAAGTAGGCAGCTTCACTGGATGATTCTTCAATAAGTACCTGTCCGGTTTTCTCAAGCCATAATTCAAAAGGGGTTTTATATTTATTAAGTCCGAGGATGATGCTTGACGCTTTGGAGAAAAAAATATTGCTTCAGATGTTCACGAAAAAGATAGTTGTTGATCGGGTTAGTGACCAGTTGAAACCTGAATGCTTGGAGATAATAGAGGTTGAGTTTTATTAAACAAATAAAAAAGAGATCTTATATTTGATCTCTTTTTTATACCTTATAACTAAATAAAGATTTAAATTTAAATCATAGTGTTATTCAGTGAAATCGTGCCATTCTGTATTTCTATCTCTGTATTAAATTCAGAGGAAAGTTCTTTCAATTTTATTAGTGTTTCTTCGTTGTTACTCAAATAAGGGGTTCCTCTTTGATGTCTGGATAAACCATATCCTAAATCTACTGGATAGAGCTTTAATTCTTTCAATTTCCCTTTTTCCATTGTCCATTCTGGAATGACTGAAACCCATGCATCAGGGTATGATCCAAATCCTCTTGTATCATTATTACTTCTCGCTTCTAAAGCATCAACTACGTTGTGTTCACTATTAAGCCCCAACTTCGAATAAAAATCAGAAGGTAAGTGTGAGACAGTTTCATTTTGAAAAATAAAATTTCCTAGACTATAAAAAATTGGACACCCTTTATAAATTTC
The nucleotide sequence above comes from Bacillus sp. KH172YL63. Encoded proteins:
- a CDS encoding recombinase family protein; its protein translation is MTVGIYIRVSTQEQAKEGYSIAAQRERLTAYCAAQGWTEYKFYVDEGVSAKNTDRPQLKLLLEHVKSGTIATILVYRLDRFTRSVMDLYTLLDFLDSHQCAFKSATELYDTSNAMGRMFIGLVALLAQWERENLSERVKMALEEKVSDGERVGNVPFGFDLSEEEKLVKNEQSPIVLEMIDLLKSGMSAKRIADHLNLRYDHRRWHAQGVLRIFRNPAIYGATRWNDKVYEDTHEGLISKNEFNKIQDILADRTVHHRREVKNTYLFQGILACPQCDRPLSVNRYLRKKKDGTSYQSALYKCQVCWKKGFKMVSIGENRVLDALNEYMKEVIIQDIEVPKNQNTERDELLKQQQQIERKREKFQKAWANDLITDSEFEERMKETMDSYNLVKQQLEKIKAPVHLDTKAIQDIVFTFNQTFFLLTNDEKKEFISRFIKKIEFDLIPQPPKRPDKHLKGKDLIVISNVLFY
- a CDS encoding ATPase, T2SS/T4P/T4SS family, which translates into the protein MIRKIIKRKYISKKKDFPKKCRIPILKKTERWCTSIFHSVESLSEVMIGDAFSSDATDIHVIPRTNDYLIQFRKTGVLVPFQTIDKDQAERLIAHLKFMASMDIGEKRKPQSGSFSLTVRNTPLSLRISTLPTTHLKESLVIRILPQKYQIPIEKMSLYPSSAKKLLALLMYSHGLILFTGPTGNVS
- a CDS encoding phage portal protein — translated: MNHVNAFELEVGTSGSAGKKRRFSIESNIQYTFDSAEELVQDTKELSAILKHHIEHQRPRLTVLDDYYLGENTTISAANRRKEDDKADHRAKHNYAKYVSNFMQGFFVGAPVSVRHKDKSTQEKINEINETIEDAALNADIVLDLSIYGRAYELIHRNHLDQIKVYLSSPL
- a CDS encoding terminase small subunit, whose product is MKLTEKQMRFADEYVKSGNISAAYKISYPNVKKDSAARSSGSRLLTKANVRQYIEERLEELTKESIAEQDEILQFLTSVMRGEYTEQIPV
- a CDS encoding sigma factor-like helix-turn-helix DNA-binding protein produces the protein MEKLLLSYKENLNRAKLMLDGASERDQSLLNGMIRDLKYSIEWMETGREPGSKRGVERLAAYQRERPLDPLLMQRFFRSQGETYVWDKAENESVISSAEKEVIEDALSVLTGKEKEVYLMSRGHCLSYSQIANYLCISSSSVQTMIERAEKKIIKRKNDSLFCLS
- a CDS encoding XtrA/YqaO family protein yields the protein MRLSDLEINTSTLKLEIDIMDKEGSFAVVVCDGKAKITELPSHGETKIVTHQGKVKRVKFDEGEEF
- a CDS encoding DnaD domain-containing protein, producing the protein MNYLKELKAFKDWLLLNDLNTSAIALWHTLMAINNMAGWKERFNAPNSTVEKLTGLSKQGLVNARIKLIENELIEYEKGKKGKAPIYKVKSLVNSVDQSLYQSDTQSVYQYGYQSDDQQLTIPKHKLNKTKLKEDVVDDSPASLNPFQFYEQEGFGVLGGYIPQKIVSWCDDLCEELVLEAMKIAVEQGTKKWGYVEAILKNWAQKGIRTLEQSRAEQQQFKEQRTKRTPARNGKVRPIRTEKLPDWFEEKKSYFQPSQAENEEFDFEAERAKLVAELKAFKRG
- a CDS encoding AbrB/MazE/SpoVT family DNA-binding domain-containing protein, with product MKATGIVRKIDELGRVVIPKEIRRTQGLNSGTPLEMFLDHGGIVFRPYQKDVTKNNTLTWLENALSDATNQDDRESISAAISYVRQA